One Nocardia iowensis DNA window includes the following coding sequences:
- a CDS encoding alpha/beta hydrolase gives MMKVRLFSRAAAALAGCLLGASIVSGTADAAPGPSFGECPAGSVVAGHGVRCAVVDVPMNYADPDGPKIQVTVSRIAATGQRRGALFANPGGPGADGLDFWGLRTDVLPAELATHYDRIAVQPRGLRWATPLNCATEVKDEDGAPVSLGGGDRNAIKKACDAALPGYLDTITTENTARDMDAVRAALGLERISYLGTSYGTYLGAVYASLFPDRVERMVLDSNVNPDWVWTEEFAQQQVAGKQRLDDLFAWIAEHSSEYHLGDTALQVYQNWVRLAVDQGGGWYANLTPPPASLADLPGALPEPLAEIARDGYTGSLEQTGKLQNLLRTLISGGATTQGPLLGATAVATYTRTYWPTFARAMADVAADPANVQRLRTIAGATSTDPTGRFVFAAITCNENAIPGRLDVIGSAIATIASGGNAMDARADLVRSGMACGTWKPVTAPIPITGAGLHTPPLVLQSRHDALTKYEGGPAMARALNGSLITVEGGDHGNFGRGNQVVDDAVLTYLRTGQVTITQAAEAPLPTR, from the coding sequence ATGATGAAGGTACGGCTGTTTTCGCGGGCCGCGGCTGCTCTGGCCGGGTGCCTGCTCGGCGCATCGATCGTGTCCGGCACGGCCGACGCCGCGCCCGGTCCGTCCTTCGGGGAATGTCCGGCGGGTTCGGTGGTCGCCGGTCACGGCGTGCGGTGTGCCGTCGTCGACGTGCCGATGAATTACGCGGACCCGGACGGGCCGAAGATCCAGGTGACCGTCAGCCGGATCGCGGCAACTGGACAGCGGCGCGGCGCCCTGTTCGCCAACCCCGGTGGGCCCGGCGCGGACGGACTGGACTTCTGGGGGTTGCGGACCGACGTGCTGCCCGCCGAACTTGCCACCCACTACGACCGGATCGCGGTGCAGCCGCGCGGATTGCGCTGGGCCACCCCGTTGAATTGTGCGACCGAGGTGAAGGACGAGGACGGCGCACCGGTGTCGCTCGGCGGTGGTGACCGCAACGCCATCAAGAAAGCGTGCGACGCCGCGCTGCCCGGCTACCTGGACACCATCACCACCGAGAACACCGCTCGCGATATGGACGCGGTGCGGGCCGCGCTTGGGCTGGAGCGGATCAGTTACCTCGGCACCTCCTACGGCACCTATCTCGGCGCGGTGTACGCCTCGCTGTTCCCCGACCGGGTGGAGCGGATGGTGTTGGACTCCAACGTCAATCCGGACTGGGTGTGGACCGAGGAATTCGCGCAGCAGCAGGTCGCGGGCAAGCAGCGGCTGGACGACCTGTTCGCCTGGATCGCCGAGCACAGCAGCGAATACCACCTCGGCGACACCGCTTTGCAGGTCTATCAGAACTGGGTGCGGCTCGCGGTCGACCAAGGTGGTGGCTGGTACGCCAACCTGACCCCGCCGCCCGCCAGTCTCGCCGACCTGCCGGGCGCGTTGCCCGAGCCGCTCGCCGAGATCGCCCGCGACGGCTACACGGGCAGTCTCGAGCAGACCGGAAAACTACAGAACCTGTTGCGCACCTTGATCTCCGGCGGTGCCACCACCCAGGGACCGCTGCTCGGCGCCACCGCGGTCGCCACCTACACCCGCACCTACTGGCCGACGTTCGCCCGCGCGATGGCCGATGTCGCCGCGGACCCGGCGAACGTGCAGCGGCTGCGCACCATCGCGGGCGCCACCTCCACCGACCCGACCGGCCGCTTCGTCTTCGCCGCGATCACCTGCAACGAGAACGCCATCCCCGGCCGCCTCGACGTGATCGGCTCCGCGATCGCCACCATCGCCTCCGGCGGCAACGCGATGGACGCCCGCGCCGACCTGGTCCGCTCCGGAATGGCCTGCGGCACATGGAAGCCCGTCACCGCCCCGATTCCGATCACCGGCGCGGGCCTGCACACCCCACCGCTGGTTCTGCAGAGCCGCCACGACGCCCTCACCAAATACGAAGGGGGCCCCGCGATGGCACGCGCCTTGAACGGTTCCCTCATCACCGTCGAAGGCGGCGATCACGGCAACTTCGGCCGCGGCAACCAGGTGGTCGACGATGCGGTGCTGACCTACCTCCGCACCGGCCAGGTCACCATTACCCAAGCTGCGGAGGCGCCGCTCCCCACGCGCTGA
- a CDS encoding GNAT family N-acetyltransferase, producing MSSEVRINTALERFELYVDGANAGYVEYQDTQSERAFVHTEIYPRYEGQGYGRVLVEAALNNTAGDKLGALPMCPMVHHFIETRPEYLVMVPHWARDTLNLPQ from the coding sequence ATGTCGTCGGAGGTCCGTATCAACACCGCACTGGAACGCTTCGAGCTCTATGTCGACGGTGCGAATGCCGGATACGTCGAATACCAGGACACGCAGTCCGAACGCGCGTTCGTGCACACCGAGATCTACCCGCGCTACGAGGGCCAGGGCTACGGCCGCGTGCTGGTCGAGGCGGCGCTGAACAACACCGCCGGAGACAAGCTCGGTGCGCTGCCGATGTGTCCGATGGTGCACCACTTCATCGAGACCAGGCCGGAATACCTGGTGATGGTGCCGCATTGGGCGCGCGACACCCTGAACCTGCCTCAGTAA
- a CDS encoding lysophospholipid acyltransferase family protein gives MEPPEVRLENSDTVYDFYLEHRQNRLKAWGAYAILGRRYHPRVSYAAGALAGLRAAIRQRRPLLISINHLSENDPYTVAAAAWRSALRPVIGRVRVLAKDELFEEPEQRRKIDMMGGIPVFRGKDHGIRAVNAAGQRMMDICAQRMARGDGVAVFPEGTCNDIDPAQVQPVGSGIGHIAFRAMKLGVEPVLVSMGLSYGPRADPAVQPTKEEAKSASFYFGVPITELPTRPGDIARLARADLQQALNGAVAAY, from the coding sequence ATGGAACCGCCCGAGGTGCGCCTCGAGAACAGCGACACCGTGTACGACTTCTATCTCGAGCATCGCCAGAATCGGCTGAAAGCCTGGGGTGCATACGCCATCCTGGGCCGTCGTTACCATCCACGGGTCTCCTACGCCGCTGGCGCGCTCGCGGGTTTGCGTGCGGCGATCCGGCAGCGGCGACCGCTGTTGATCTCGATCAATCATCTTTCCGAGAACGATCCGTATACGGTCGCGGCGGCGGCGTGGCGCAGCGCGCTACGACCGGTCATCGGCCGGGTGCGGGTGCTGGCCAAGGACGAATTGTTCGAAGAGCCCGAACAGCGCCGCAAGATCGACATGATGGGCGGAATTCCGGTGTTCCGCGGCAAGGACCACGGGATTCGCGCGGTCAACGCGGCGGGCCAGCGAATGATGGACATCTGCGCGCAGCGGATGGCGCGCGGCGACGGTGTGGCGGTATTTCCCGAGGGCACCTGCAACGACATCGACCCGGCCCAGGTGCAGCCGGTGGGGAGCGGCATCGGGCACATCGCCTTTCGCGCGATGAAACTCGGCGTCGAGCCGGTGCTGGTGTCCATGGGCCTGAGTTACGGGCCGCGCGCCGATCCGGCAGTGCAGCCGACCAAGGAGGAGGCGAAGTCGGCCAGCTTCTATTTCGGCGTGCCGATCACCGAGCTGCCCACCCGGCCCGGTGACATCGCGCGACTGGCCAGAGCCGATCTGCAGCAGGCGTTGAACGGGGCGGTCGCCGCTTACTGA
- a CDS encoding YqgE/AlgH family protein has product MARADDPDDRKTRGGHGDRKRRDFRHGEQVVRAGTLLVSATELAEPTFRRTVVYIIEHNEAGSLGVVLNRPSDTAVHDVLPRWTEVAAAPRTLFIGGPVKRDAALCLGTVRVGATIDGVPGLRRIDGRVVLVDLDADPEEIGRLVEGVRIFAGYAGWTFGQLEGELENDDWIVLSALPSDPISTGRADLWAHVLRRQPLPLSLLATHPIELERN; this is encoded by the coding sequence GTGGCACGCGCAGACGACCCGGATGATCGGAAAACTCGCGGCGGGCACGGCGACCGCAAGCGGCGCGATTTCCGGCACGGCGAGCAGGTGGTGCGCGCCGGCACCCTGCTGGTGTCGGCGACCGAACTGGCCGAACCGACCTTCCGGCGCACCGTTGTCTACATCATCGAGCACAACGAGGCGGGCAGCCTCGGCGTGGTGCTCAACCGGCCGAGCGATACCGCGGTGCACGACGTGCTCCCCCGCTGGACCGAAGTGGCCGCCGCACCGCGCACCCTGTTCATCGGCGGACCGGTCAAGCGGGACGCGGCGCTGTGCCTCGGCACCGTGCGCGTCGGCGCGACCATCGACGGCGTCCCCGGCCTGCGCCGGATCGATGGCCGGGTGGTGCTCGTCGACCTGGACGCCGATCCGGAAGAGATCGGGCGACTGGTCGAGGGCGTCCGCATTTTCGCGGGTTATGCGGGCTGGACCTTCGGGCAATTGGAGGGCGAACTGGAGAACGACGACTGGATCGTGCTCTCCGCGTTGCCGTCCGACCCGATCAGCACCGGCCGCGCCGACCTCTGGGCGCACGTCCTGCGCCGCCAACCCCTCCCCCTTTCGCTGCTGGCCACCCATCCCATTGAACTAGAGCGCAACTGA
- a CDS encoding sigma-70 family RNA polymerase sigma factor — protein sequence MRKVLGEADKPDDQAELLRVLYDEHAAALWRYTLGLVRDPGRAEDIVQETLLRAWQRPNVLDQSTTSARAWLFTVARHLAVDEHRSARNRREFRTDSPPDQAAPDQADRALDGWLIADALGRLSADHREVIVRAYYRGLSTHQIAAELDIPAGTVKSRMHYGMRALRLALQEMGVTNQ from the coding sequence GTGCGCAAAGTACTCGGAGAGGCGGACAAACCCGACGACCAAGCCGAGTTGCTCCGGGTTCTGTACGACGAACACGCCGCCGCTTTATGGCGGTACACGCTCGGTTTGGTGCGCGACCCGGGACGGGCCGAGGACATCGTGCAGGAGACGTTGCTGCGGGCGTGGCAACGCCCGAACGTGCTGGATCAGTCCACGACGTCGGCGCGTGCGTGGCTGTTCACGGTGGCGCGCCATCTCGCCGTGGATGAGCATCGCAGCGCCCGGAACCGGCGCGAGTTCCGCACCGACAGCCCGCCCGACCAGGCCGCGCCCGACCAGGCCGATCGCGCCTTGGACGGCTGGCTGATCGCGGACGCGTTGGGCAGGCTCAGCGCCGATCACCGCGAGGTGATCGTGCGGGCCTACTATCGGGGCCTTTCCACCCACCAGATCGCCGCGGAACTCGACATCCCGGCGGGAACGGTGAAATCCCGGATGCACTACGGCATGCGGGCGCTACGGCTGGCACTACAGGAGATGGGGGTGACGAACCAATGA
- a CDS encoding anti-sigma factor family protein, with protein sequence MTDITDDYTTWDAPYVLGSLTRTERRAYEEHLTGCPACRAAVAELAGMPGMLAMVDPETALAMIEPSEAVAAELGSAPVAANPPVPQLLPRLAAAAEQRRRRSRWVSIGAAVAAAAAAVAIAVPVVATVTSSDTTTPEQVVAERGMQPLKPNPVTASFKVVRAEGKTRIVMSCSYGPSNQQYSWNLKLFVLGTDGSQTELDQWPAGPGTELTIDRTIDKAPDQIRAVEIRLASTGETLLSGTV encoded by the coding sequence ATGACGGATATCACCGACGACTACACCACGTGGGATGCGCCGTACGTGCTCGGCTCCCTGACCCGGACCGAACGCCGTGCGTACGAAGAGCATTTGACCGGCTGCCCCGCCTGCCGGGCCGCCGTCGCCGAGTTGGCCGGGATGCCGGGCATGCTCGCCATGGTCGACCCCGAGACCGCGCTCGCGATGATCGAGCCGTCGGAAGCCGTTGCGGCAGAACTCGGCTCGGCCCCGGTCGCGGCGAATCCGCCGGTACCGCAGTTGCTGCCGAGACTCGCCGCGGCGGCGGAGCAGCGCAGGCGACGGAGCAGATGGGTGAGCATCGGTGCGGCGGTGGCGGCGGCCGCTGCCGCCGTGGCGATCGCGGTTCCGGTGGTCGCCACGGTCACCTCGTCCGACACCACGACCCCCGAACAGGTTGTCGCGGAACGCGGCATGCAACCGCTGAAGCCGAACCCCGTCACCGCGAGTTTCAAAGTCGTTCGGGCCGAGGGTAAGACACGGATCGTCATGTCGTGCAGCTACGGACCGAGCAACCAGCAGTACAGCTGGAATCTGAAGTTGTTCGTCCTCGGCACCGATGGCAGCCAGACCGAGCTCGATCAGTGGCCGGCCGGGCCTGGCACCGAGCTGACGATCGATCGGACCATCGATAAGGCGCCGGATCAGATTCGGGCCGTCGAGATCCGATTGGCGTCGACGGGTGAGACGCTGCTGTCGGGCACGGTCTGA
- a CDS encoding ABC transporter permease, with amino-acid sequence MSTVSYALADSATMLRRNLTHAKRYPSMSIGVIVMPTVLLLIFKFVFGGALEKSSGGNYIDYLAPGMLLMVPAYITASVAVSIANDAAKGIVNRFRTMGITQSSMLTGHVVGALLQALGGIVLMAAVSLLIGWRPDANVVEWIAAFGLLTFTIFGLNWLAVALGLLSPNPEGASNIVFPIIMLPFLGSGLVGTDTMPVGLRQFAEYQPFTPITETVRGLLMGTEIGNNGILALAWCTGLTIVGFFWANSIFRRQTA; translated from the coding sequence ATGAGTACTGTGTCCTATGCCCTTGCCGACTCGGCAACTATGTTGCGGCGCAATCTGACTCACGCGAAGCGATATCCGAGCATGAGTATCGGCGTCATTGTGATGCCGACCGTCCTACTGCTGATCTTCAAGTTCGTCTTCGGTGGCGCACTCGAAAAGTCCTCCGGCGGAAACTACATCGACTACCTCGCGCCCGGCATGCTGCTGATGGTTCCCGCCTACATCACGGCGTCGGTGGCGGTGTCGATCGCGAACGATGCTGCCAAAGGCATCGTGAATCGGTTCCGCACCATGGGCATCACGCAGTCGTCGATGCTGACCGGGCACGTGGTCGGCGCGCTGCTCCAAGCGCTGGGTGGCATCGTGCTGATGGCCGCGGTCTCGCTGCTCATCGGTTGGCGTCCCGATGCCAATGTCGTCGAATGGATTGCCGCGTTCGGTCTGCTCACCTTCACCATCTTCGGACTGAACTGGCTTGCGGTCGCCTTGGGCCTGCTGTCGCCGAACCCGGAGGGCGCGAGCAACATCGTCTTCCCGATCATCATGCTGCCGTTCCTCGGCAGTGGTCTGGTCGGCACCGACACCATGCCGGTCGGGCTGCGCCAATTCGCCGAGTATCAGCCGTTCACCCCGATCACCGAGACCGTCCGCGGCCTGCTGATGGGCACCGAGATCGGCAACAACGGCATCCTCGCGCTCGCCTGGTGCACCGGCCTGACGATCGTCGGATTCTTCTGGGCCAACTCGATTTTCCGTCGCCAGACGGCCTGA
- a CDS encoding ATP-binding cassette domain-containing protein, whose amino-acid sequence MVNGHRAPAISALGLRKSFGEKVVLDGIDITVPEGTVYSLLGPNGAGKTTTVQILSTLIHADGGQSRVGGHDVEAERDAVRAAIGVTGQFSAVDELLTGRENLILMGDLQHLPRRETKRLAADLLERFDLVEAADKPASTYSGGMTRRLDLAMTLVGDPRIIFLDEPTTGLDPRSRRAIWELIRGLVDDYNVTVFLTTQYLEEADQLADRIAVLDHGRIVAEGTAAELKRLVPGGHIRLQFTDRNALFAASAVLGVAAQVVDDADIDEDLTLAVPSDGSVKSLRALLDRLDYEQIEVDGLAVHTPNLDDVFLTLTGQPTPEKETVS is encoded by the coding sequence ATGGTCAACGGCCATCGCGCACCCGCCATTTCGGCACTGGGCCTGCGCAAATCATTCGGCGAGAAGGTGGTGCTCGACGGCATCGATATCACCGTCCCCGAAGGCACGGTCTATTCGCTGCTCGGCCCGAACGGCGCGGGCAAGACCACCACCGTGCAGATCCTGAGCACACTCATCCACGCCGACGGTGGCCAAAGCCGGGTCGGCGGACATGATGTCGAGGCAGAACGCGATGCCGTCCGCGCGGCAATCGGTGTCACCGGCCAATTCTCCGCGGTCGACGAATTGCTCACCGGCCGGGAGAACCTGATCCTGATGGGCGACCTGCAGCACCTGCCGCGGCGCGAAACCAAAAGGCTGGCAGCGGATCTGCTGGAACGATTCGATCTCGTCGAGGCCGCCGACAAGCCCGCGTCCACCTACTCCGGCGGCATGACCCGGCGGCTGGACCTGGCGATGACCCTGGTCGGCGATCCGCGCATCATCTTTCTCGACGAGCCGACCACCGGCCTCGATCCGCGCAGCAGGCGGGCTATCTGGGAGCTCATCCGCGGGCTGGTCGACGACTACAACGTGACCGTCTTCCTCACCACCCAGTATCTGGAGGAGGCCGATCAGCTGGCCGACCGCATCGCGGTGCTCGATCACGGCCGGATCGTCGCGGAAGGCACCGCGGCCGAACTGAAACGGCTGGTGCCAGGCGGGCATATCCGATTGCAGTTCACCGACCGCAACGCCTTGTTCGCCGCGTCCGCCGTGCTCGGCGTCGCCGCCCAGGTGGTCGACGACGCCGACATCGACGAAGACCTGACTCTCGCGGTGCCGAGCGACGGCAGCGTGAAATCGCTACGGGCCCTGCTCGATCGACTCGACTACGAGCAGATCGAGGTCGACGGTCTCGCCGTGCACACGCCCAACCTCGACGACGTCTTCCTCACCCTCACCGGCCAGCCGACTCCCGAAAAGGAAACCGTGTCATGA
- a CDS encoding EXLDI protein — MPNKTIYVADDDLPLFQRAQELVGGNLSGAVTTALRRFIELEEGRQEGYDEVVVRVGHNGVRQVRFSGALLGEWHDVNDERMENVRVYRSRKGKFVMHAQYAKWDEYPQSANWLNDLKNWRRMLGVGEEDWGDFILEIVDSIDELKDKLPSKLYERVADIAKHPQVEDLDI; from the coding sequence ATGCCCAACAAGACGATCTATGTTGCCGATGACGATCTGCCGCTGTTCCAGCGGGCCCAGGAACTGGTTGGCGGCAATCTGTCCGGGGCGGTGACCACGGCGCTGCGCCGATTCATCGAGTTGGAGGAGGGTCGCCAAGAGGGCTACGACGAGGTCGTGGTCCGTGTCGGGCACAACGGTGTCCGGCAGGTGCGGTTCTCCGGCGCGTTGCTCGGCGAATGGCACGACGTCAACGACGAGCGGATGGAAAACGTCCGGGTGTATCGCAGCCGCAAAGGCAAGTTCGTGATGCACGCCCAGTACGCCAAGTGGGACGAATATCCGCAATCCGCCAACTGGCTCAACGATTTGAAGAACTGGCGGCGCATGCTCGGCGTCGGTGAGGAGGACTGGGGCGATTTCATCCTGGAGATCGTGGACTCCATCGACGAATTGAAAGACAAGCTTCCATCGAAGCTGTACGAGCGGGTGGCCGATATCGCGAAACATCCCCAGGTCGAGGACCTCGACATCTAA
- a CDS encoding MspA family porin — translation MSPNAKRKLPARALLGSCPIALILLLSTAAPASAEFVDPAALGVRIGHQEVKPTLDGYAIMTTEANTNARVIPPLDGSPFSREAFLSGIGIGQVDGPAGARVAGAVMEVGYEVGYPVAFAPNGITVTLNSPSVSVTGAVKPQISAGVTPQINIAPVPGAQVEFPLQAQLGAELGAQATILPSQQLSFQVGHGGITETTLAKFTLTQPLAYADLSNTHLTVTGALGPVTIRTFVKFTLVTGAGQTTDAVYSDPIAL, via the coding sequence ATGTCTCCGAACGCCAAGCGGAAGCTACCCGCCCGAGCACTGCTCGGAAGTTGCCCTATCGCGTTGATCCTGCTGCTGAGCACGGCTGCCCCCGCGTCGGCGGAGTTCGTCGATCCGGCCGCACTGGGTGTCCGGATCGGTCACCAGGAGGTCAAACCGACCCTGGACGGCTACGCCATCATGACCACCGAGGCGAATACCAACGCGCGCGTCATCCCGCCGTTGGACGGCAGCCCGTTCAGCCGCGAGGCGTTCCTGTCCGGCATCGGCATCGGCCAGGTCGACGGACCCGCGGGCGCCAGAGTGGCGGGCGCGGTGATGGAGGTGGGCTACGAGGTCGGCTATCCGGTGGCCTTCGCGCCGAACGGCATCACCGTCACGCTCAATTCGCCGTCCGTCTCGGTCACCGGTGCGGTGAAGCCGCAGATCTCGGCCGGTGTGACGCCGCAGATCAATATCGCCCCCGTGCCGGGCGCCCAGGTCGAATTCCCGTTGCAGGCTCAGCTCGGCGCGGAATTGGGCGCGCAGGCGACGATCCTGCCGTCGCAGCAGTTGTCTTTTCAGGTCGGGCACGGCGGCATCACCGAAACGACGCTGGCCAAGTTCACCCTGACCCAGCCGCTCGCCTACGCCGATCTGTCCAACACCCACCTGACCGTCACGGGGGCGCTCGGACCGGTCACCATTCGGACCTTCGTGAAATTCACCCTGGTCACCGGCGCGGGCCAGACCACGGATGCCGTCTACAGCGATCCGATCGCGCTGTAA